The following proteins are co-located in the Pseudomonas synxantha genome:
- a CDS encoding lytic transglycosylase, whose translation MAASVIRAALTGGLLLTAAFANGAEVPPPAYQLIALPAGVPSEVLYSVALQESGTRLRGQIVPWPWTLNVAGAGYRFATRSDACRALMIALQTAGPNRVDVGLGQTNIGANGHRYSYPCEGLDPYKNLSVTAQILAEQKAKGGDWITAAGRYHRPAGGEPAARYRRAFAKHLSRVTGINLMANNP comes from the coding sequence ATGGCAGCGTCTGTAATTCGCGCGGCTTTAACGGGGGGGCTACTGCTCACCGCGGCATTTGCTAACGGTGCCGAGGTTCCGCCACCGGCCTATCAGTTGATTGCCCTGCCTGCCGGCGTTCCGTCCGAGGTGCTGTACTCCGTTGCACTGCAAGAGAGTGGCACCCGACTTCGCGGCCAGATCGTCCCCTGGCCCTGGACGTTGAATGTCGCCGGCGCCGGATATCGCTTTGCGACACGCAGCGATGCTTGCAGAGCGTTGATGATCGCCCTTCAGACCGCAGGCCCAAATAGAGTCGACGTCGGGCTTGGACAAACCAACATCGGTGCCAACGGCCACCGTTATAGCTATCCCTGCGAAGGGCTGGATCCGTACAAAAACCTCTCGGTTACGGCCCAGATCCTGGCTGAGCAAAAAGCCAAAGGAGGCGACTGGATCACCGCTGCTGGTCGGTACCACCGCCCTGCCGGAGGCGAACCCGCTGCCCGATACCGACGAGCTTTTGCCAAACACCTCAGCCGGGTCACCGGTATCAACCTGATGGCGAATAATCCATGA
- a CDS encoding TIGR03759 family integrating conjugative element protein, whose protein sequence is MKPRNILGFIAGLATFAFAYGCHAASGQSTSISNTQNSEVHNSSQGASQTELAREWGLTPQEWSRFQTVMEGPRGIYSPGLDPLTALGIEAKSEEERRRYAELQVRAERQRIDKELAYQRAYDQAFARLYPNEKVIQLSSNPASAPGSGALTAVKGTGRLAVFVQDSCNACIDRVKDLQNQKQSFDLYFVGSQGDDEIIRRWAILAGVEPASVRSRQITLNHDAGRWLGLGLGGELPAVVREVNGQWQRL, encoded by the coding sequence ATGAAGCCCAGGAACATTTTGGGTTTCATTGCAGGCTTGGCCACCTTCGCGTTTGCATACGGCTGTCATGCGGCTTCGGGGCAATCAACGTCGATCTCGAACACTCAGAACAGTGAAGTTCACAACTCTTCTCAAGGAGCAAGTCAGACAGAACTCGCCCGCGAGTGGGGATTGACCCCCCAAGAATGGTCCCGTTTTCAAACTGTGATGGAGGGTCCTCGCGGAATCTATTCGCCAGGCCTGGATCCTCTGACAGCACTTGGCATCGAAGCGAAGTCGGAGGAGGAGCGGCGACGCTATGCAGAGCTGCAGGTGCGAGCCGAGCGACAGCGTATCGATAAGGAACTGGCGTACCAAAGGGCCTATGACCAAGCCTTCGCACGTCTTTACCCCAATGAAAAAGTCATCCAACTATCGTCCAACCCTGCATCTGCTCCTGGCTCGGGAGCGTTAACTGCTGTGAAAGGCACTGGACGACTAGCCGTTTTTGTTCAAGACAGTTGCAACGCATGTATTGACCGCGTCAAAGACTTACAAAACCAGAAACAGTCCTTTGATCTGTACTTCGTTGGTAGTCAAGGTGATGACGAAATAATTCGCCGCTGGGCCATCTTGGCTGGAGTCGAACCGGCCAGCGTGAGAAGCCGACAGATCACATTGAATCACGATGCCGGTCGATGGCTTGGCCTTGGACTCGGCGGTGAGCTGCCGGCCGTGGTACGCGAGGTGAATGGACAATGGCAGCGTCTGTAA
- a CDS encoding integrating conjugative element protein, protein MNRLLHLPVLLSLASPMAVHATSLIVVEDRGGVSALPYYQYLAPEPTEQSAQSENIGVRGQGSFPVRSDQLTPGQVQGRVINAPGLQPLFLVGDDESSRKWLSQRRDQLQQLQAVGLVVNVASAERFAEIQRWAGNLQLVPAPSNDLAQRLGVQHYPLLITATTIQQ, encoded by the coding sequence ATGAATAGATTGCTGCATCTGCCTGTTTTGCTGTCTTTGGCCTCCCCCATGGCAGTGCATGCCACCTCGCTGATTGTTGTTGAAGACCGAGGGGGTGTTTCCGCTCTGCCCTACTACCAGTACTTGGCTCCAGAACCTACTGAGCAGTCAGCACAGTCAGAGAATATTGGTGTGCGTGGGCAAGGCTCGTTTCCAGTGCGCTCTGACCAACTGACACCCGGGCAGGTACAGGGCCGGGTAATCAATGCACCTGGCCTGCAACCATTGTTTCTTGTAGGCGACGATGAAAGCTCCAGAAAGTGGTTATCACAGCGCCGCGATCAGTTACAGCAACTGCAGGCAGTGGGCCTTGTGGTTAACGTGGCCAGCGCCGAGCGGTTTGCCGAAATCCAACGATGGGCAGGAAATCTACAGTTGGTCCCGGCTCCATCAAATGATCTGGCACAGCGCTTGGGAGTCCAGCATTACCCGCTGTTGATCACTGCCACAACGATCCAGCAGTAA
- the ltrA gene encoding group II intron reverse transcriptase/maturase, translating to MNAAALACAPSGTSWDSIDWIAVQRRVRGLQARIVKAVQDGRHNKVKALQWLLTHSFSGKAFAVKRVSENKGKNTPGVDKVTWNTPRAKLGAIESLTRRGYSPLPLRRVLIPKKNGKTRPLGIPAMKCRAMQALHLLALEPIAETTGDPNSYGFRPERSTADAVAQCFGVLSRKANAEWVLEGDIQGCFDNISHDWLIANIPMDKAILQKWLRAGYVYQKQLFPSHAGTPQGGIISPGLANMTLDGLEAMLAKRFPNAKWTARKMRVVRYADDFIITGCSKEWLENEVRPAVVEFLAERGLVLSPEKTKITHIGDGFDFLGWNLRKYNGKLLIKPSKANIGALLAKLRELIKTNKTIRQANLIGLLNPVLRGWANYHSHVVAKKVFNQVDSAVWEMLWRWAVRRHPRKTRRWVKDRYFKVQGARRWVFSCTEKSADGRKRQYTLVDASDTPIVRHIKIKAAANPHDPAWDEYFESRWGKKMLTSVKGRAKLYRVWVQQGGRCCACFKPVTKDTPWHSRHIVKLGHGGTDAAANLEIYHLRCPRDVQFANVDDV from the coding sequence ATGAACGCAGCAGCATTGGCGTGTGCACCTTCCGGCACGTCGTGGGACAGCATCGATTGGATCGCCGTACAACGTCGTGTCAGAGGGCTGCAAGCGCGTATTGTGAAGGCTGTACAAGATGGCAGACATAACAAGGTGAAAGCCCTGCAATGGCTGCTGACTCACTCGTTCAGTGGCAAGGCATTTGCTGTGAAACGGGTGTCTGAAAACAAAGGCAAAAATACCCCCGGCGTGGACAAGGTTACTTGGAATACGCCTAGGGCCAAGCTCGGCGCGATAGAGTCGTTGACGCGGCGAGGTTACTCGCCGCTCCCGCTTCGGAGAGTGCTTATTCCGAAGAAAAACGGCAAAACGAGACCTCTTGGAATTCCCGCGATGAAATGCCGGGCCATGCAGGCGCTTCATCTGCTGGCTCTGGAACCGATAGCGGAAACTACCGGCGACCCGAACTCTTATGGGTTCAGGCCGGAACGCTCAACTGCGGATGCCGTCGCACAGTGCTTTGGTGTGCTGTCACGAAAAGCAAACGCGGAATGGGTGTTAGAGGGCGACATTCAAGGCTGTTTCGACAATATCAGCCATGACTGGTTGATCGCCAACATTCCCATGGACAAGGCGATTTTGCAGAAATGGCTCCGGGCTGGTTATGTCTACCAAAAGCAGCTATTCCCCAGCCACGCCGGAACCCCGCAGGGAGGCATCATATCCCCGGGGTTGGCGAACATGACGCTGGATGGGTTGGAAGCGATGCTGGCGAAGAGATTTCCCAACGCGAAGTGGACAGCCCGAAAAATGCGCGTGGTGCGTTATGCAGATGATTTCATCATCACTGGTTGTTCGAAAGAATGGCTGGAGAATGAAGTCAGGCCCGCCGTGGTTGAATTTCTGGCAGAGCGTGGACTTGTCCTCTCTCCGGAAAAAACCAAGATAACGCACATAGGGGACGGGTTCGACTTCCTCGGATGGAACCTGCGCAAGTACAACGGCAAGCTCCTGATCAAGCCGTCCAAGGCGAACATCGGGGCTCTACTTGCCAAGCTGCGAGAGTTGATCAAGACCAACAAAACGATACGACAGGCTAACTTGATAGGTTTGCTCAACCCGGTTCTACGGGGCTGGGCGAACTATCACAGTCATGTCGTCGCCAAGAAGGTCTTCAACCAGGTGGACAGCGCAGTGTGGGAAATGCTCTGGCGATGGGCGGTACGTCGCCACCCTCGCAAGACACGCCGATGGGTGAAGGATCGGTATTTCAAAGTACAAGGGGCGCGCCGTTGGGTGTTCTCGTGTACTGAAAAATCCGCCGATGGTCGGAAGCGTCAGTACACGCTAGTAGACGCCTCAGACACACCGATTGTGCGACATATCAAGATTAAGGCTGCTGCCAACCCTCACGACCCTGCATGGGATGAGTACTTCGAGTCCCGCTGGGGCAAGAAGATGCTCACTTCCGTTAAAGGTCGAGCCAAGCTGTATCGGGTATGGGTGCAACAGGGCGGCAGGTGCTGCGCCTGCTTCAAGCCGGTGACCAAAGACACACCGTGGCACAGTCGCCATATTGTGAAGCTAGGTCATGGCGGGACGGACGCTGCGGCTAATCTTGAGATTTACCACCTGCGTTGCCCACGAGATGTGCAATTTGCCAATGTCGACGATGTATAA
- a CDS encoding methyl-accepting chemotaxis protein produces MNLPRPTRTTAILSLCLALLAGILCYEHHQLSQLRTSLAATADKESLDALLTRLGKVDERLGTVAGNHLVTNEDFRAGQQALSNRIDAAQAYAKQATESAQEISQNAASAGELLVLKASVETLDSRLQELSQSRIKQTTAVPLKPKPVARQPKRPKPPATATVTPQTPPFTVVGIEYRGGERFLSVAPPGSTQLNQIYLIRPGDAVAGTAWRLNALDGRSARFDVAGTPQTVTVAQ; encoded by the coding sequence ATGAACCTACCACGCCCTACTCGAACCACAGCGATACTCAGTCTGTGCCTTGCATTATTGGCAGGCATTCTGTGTTATGAGCATCATCAACTCTCCCAACTCCGCACCAGCTTGGCTGCGACTGCAGACAAAGAGTCGCTCGATGCGTTGTTGACGCGGCTTGGCAAAGTCGATGAGCGACTGGGCACGGTAGCCGGCAACCACCTGGTGACCAACGAGGACTTCCGAGCCGGGCAGCAGGCTTTATCGAATCGAATTGATGCCGCACAAGCGTATGCAAAGCAAGCGACGGAGTCAGCGCAAGAAATCTCTCAAAATGCTGCGTCTGCTGGTGAATTGCTAGTCCTCAAAGCCAGCGTCGAAACACTCGATAGCCGTCTTCAAGAACTCAGTCAGTCACGCATCAAACAAACCACTGCTGTGCCCCTCAAGCCCAAGCCCGTTGCCCGCCAACCAAAGCGGCCAAAACCGCCCGCTACCGCCACTGTCACACCGCAAACACCCCCTTTTACCGTTGTCGGTATCGAGTATCGCGGCGGTGAACGCTTTTTGTCCGTAGCACCGCCTGGCAGCACGCAGTTGAATCAAATTTACCTTATCCGACCTGGTGACGCTGTGGCGGGCACCGCCTGGCGACTCAACGCGCTGGACGGAAGATCCGCACGCTTTGACGTGGCCGGAACACCTCAAACCGTAACCGTCGCGCAATAG
- the tnpB gene encoding IS66 family insertion sequence element accessory protein TnpB (TnpB, as the term is used for proteins encoded by IS66 family insertion elements, is considered an accessory protein, since TnpC, encoded by a neighboring gene, is a DDE family transposase.), translating into MIHIDSIWLATEPMAMRAGTETALAKVIAVFGAAQPHCAYLFANRRANRMKVLVHDGFGIWLAARRLNQGKFHWPGIRHGPEMELDAEQLQTLLLGLPWQRAGSGGSITLL; encoded by the coding sequence ATGATTCACATCGACTCCATCTGGCTCGCCACCGAACCGATGGCCATGCGCGCAGGCACCGAAACGGCGCTAGCCAAGGTGATCGCGGTGTTCGGTGCGGCGCAGCCGCACTGCGCTTATCTGTTCGCCAACCGCCGCGCCAATCGCATGAAAGTGCTGGTGCATGACGGCTTCGGAATATGGCTGGCGGCGCGCCGGTTAAACCAAGGCAAGTTCCACTGGCCTGGCATCCGCCATGGTCCTGAGATGGAACTGGATGCCGAGCAACTTCAAACGTTGTTGCTGGGGCTGCCATGGCAACGCGCAGGTTCTGGAGGCTCGATCACACTGCTTTAA
- a CDS encoding MerR family transcriptional regulator: MSGIGALSKSTGCHIETIRYYEKIGLLPPALRSTGRHRIYTEKHRSRLIFIRQNRELGFPLDDIRELIALAADADRPCADALSVVKKHLAEVESKVAKLLQIRIELLSMAGTCESRCLGSNTPDCTIIESLFEPAAGARSGCCS; the protein is encoded by the coding sequence ATGTCAGGAATCGGAGCGCTGTCGAAATCAACGGGTTGCCACATTGAAACGATTCGCTACTACGAGAAAATAGGCCTTCTCCCTCCGGCCCTACGGTCGACAGGGCGGCATCGAATCTATACCGAAAAGCATCGGTCACGACTCATCTTCATCAGGCAGAATCGTGAACTGGGCTTTCCACTCGACGATATCCGCGAACTCATTGCGCTCGCGGCAGATGCTGATCGTCCGTGTGCTGATGCGTTGTCGGTGGTCAAGAAGCACTTGGCAGAAGTGGAATCTAAGGTAGCTAAGCTCCTGCAGATCCGGATAGAGCTGCTCTCAATGGCAGGCACGTGTGAGTCAAGATGCCTAGGCTCGAACACTCCAGACTGTACGATTATTGAGTCACTGTTCGAACCCGCTGCTGGGGCTCGCTCTGGTTGCTGCTCCTAG
- a CDS encoding arsenic resistance protein: MDREQLEKNQIPVYFVAVIVAAIGGLLAPDASQALGALVTPAIAVLMYAMFLQIPFLDLRKGLANKRFMTALLTANFVAIPLLVWALTMGLADHPAILVGALLVLLTPCIDYVVVFTHIGKGDSKLTLAATPLLLVLQLVLLPLYLAFMVSDDSAVVISVGPFVEAFVVLIALPLVLAVATAAGAKGSRIVEGWNNVWAWMPVPAMAAVLVVVIGSQISTVVRDMDKLLPVIPVYIGFMLLAPVVGALVARAFKLPASTARSVAFSSSTRNSLVVLPLALALPEEIRGLAAAAVITQTLIELVSELIYIRAIPALVWRKM; the protein is encoded by the coding sequence GTGGACAGAGAACAGCTAGAGAAGAACCAGATTCCCGTTTACTTCGTCGCGGTCATTGTCGCGGCTATCGGGGGCCTGCTCGCACCTGATGCCTCTCAAGCGTTAGGTGCGTTGGTGACACCAGCCATCGCTGTGCTGATGTACGCCATGTTTCTGCAGATCCCATTCTTGGATCTTCGCAAAGGGCTTGCAAACAAGCGTTTCATGACCGCGCTGCTGACCGCCAATTTCGTCGCCATCCCCCTGTTGGTTTGGGCGTTGACGATGGGCCTAGCCGACCACCCGGCGATTTTGGTGGGCGCACTATTGGTCTTGCTGACGCCTTGTATCGATTATGTTGTTGTGTTTACCCATATCGGTAAGGGCGACTCCAAACTGACTCTGGCGGCAACACCATTACTACTCGTGCTTCAGCTTGTGCTACTACCCCTCTATCTAGCCTTCATGGTGAGTGATGACTCGGCGGTGGTTATATCGGTCGGCCCATTTGTTGAGGCCTTCGTAGTGCTGATCGCTTTACCCTTGGTCTTGGCAGTAGCAACAGCTGCCGGGGCAAAGGGGTCACGCATCGTTGAGGGCTGGAACAATGTATGGGCTTGGATGCCTGTGCCAGCTATGGCGGCTGTATTGGTCGTAGTGATCGGCTCTCAGATTTCAACGGTGGTCAGAGACATGGACAAGCTGCTGCCTGTTATTCCCGTCTACATTGGTTTCATGCTCTTGGCACCCGTGGTGGGTGCGCTGGTGGCTCGGGCGTTTAAGTTACCGGCTAGCACGGCAAGATCTGTCGCTTTCAGCAGTTCGACACGAAACTCATTGGTAGTTCTACCATTGGCATTGGCCTTGCCCGAGGAAATCAGAGGGCTCGCTGCGGCAGCAGTGATTACTCAAACGCTGATTGAGTTGGTCAGCGAACTAATTTACATCCGAGCAATTCCTGCTTTGGTGTGGCGCAAAATGTAG
- the traD gene encoding type IV conjugative transfer system coupling protein TraD: MTTSYTIESLLRPAVELYTVCVCAAAALLCIFAPWAVALTPLFGMVAGTGFLGLGFVRLKQALVVLRYRRNIRRLPHYTMTSKDMPVSNERLFIGKGFRWTQKHTQRLMETYLPKYAEYVEPTSIYTFARRIEERLEFAPFPLKLLSKATSWDVPFNPARPLPPVGGLPRLHGIEPNEADVSLPLGERVGHSLVLGTTRVGKTRLAELFITQDIRRTRRSPRRRVHMGRRVQPVHRSQRNVEMDLDREVVIVFDPKGDADLLKRMYIECKRANRLEEFYVFHLGWPDHSARYNAVGRFGRISEVATRIAGQLSGEGNSAAFREFAWRFVNIIARALVALGRRPDYEQILKHVTNIDALFIEYAQKHFAENDPKAWQTIVELEGKIDRKNLSFAMKDRPLRVVALDMYLTQQRISDPVMEGLRSAVRYDKTYFDKIVASLLPLLEKLTTGRIAELLSPDYMDLEDPRPIFDWMQIIRKRAVVYVGLDALSDTEVAAAVGNSMFSDLVSVAGHIYKFGIDDGLPGATGGKVAINVHADEFNELMGDEFIPMINKGGGAGMQVTAYTQTMSDIEAKIGNRAKAGQVIGNFNNLFMLRVRETATAELLTNQLPKVQVFTSTPASSANDAINGNTAFTSNTHDQIQSVSVPMIEPAHVVALPKGQCFALIEGGNLWKIRMPLPASDPDEVMPKDLQALVEGMRKGSGTSSDWWQAPGYDALSESLPDDLVDDFRQMANNGKAA, translated from the coding sequence ATGACCACCTCCTACACCATTGAGTCGTTACTACGCCCTGCTGTTGAGCTGTACACAGTTTGCGTATGTGCCGCTGCGGCGTTGCTCTGTATTTTCGCGCCCTGGGCGGTTGCTCTGACGCCTTTATTCGGCATGGTTGCCGGTACAGGCTTTCTGGGTCTAGGGTTCGTCCGCCTCAAACAAGCGTTGGTAGTGCTGCGTTACCGGCGCAATATTCGGCGCCTACCCCACTACACCATGACCAGCAAAGACATGCCGGTCAGCAATGAGCGGCTATTCATCGGTAAAGGCTTTCGCTGGACCCAAAAACATACTCAGCGGTTGATGGAGACTTACCTCCCAAAGTACGCCGAGTATGTCGAGCCCACGTCTATCTATACCTTTGCTCGCAGAATTGAGGAGCGTCTGGAGTTCGCACCCTTTCCACTCAAATTGCTGTCAAAGGCTACCTCGTGGGATGTGCCATTTAACCCGGCGCGTCCACTTCCTCCAGTCGGGGGGCTACCGCGCTTACACGGTATAGAGCCGAACGAAGCGGATGTCAGCCTGCCACTGGGTGAGCGGGTTGGACACTCCCTTGTATTGGGGACTACTCGTGTTGGAAAAACCCGCTTGGCAGAGTTGTTTATCACCCAAGACATCAGGCGTACCCGCCGTAGCCCCCGGCGCCGCGTTCATATGGGGCGCCGCGTGCAACCCGTTCATCGAAGCCAGCGCAATGTAGAAATGGACCTGGACCGCGAAGTGGTGATTGTCTTCGATCCTAAAGGCGACGCAGACCTCCTGAAGCGCATGTACATCGAATGCAAGCGCGCAAACCGACTGGAGGAATTCTACGTGTTCCACCTAGGCTGGCCCGATCACTCCGCTCGCTACAACGCCGTCGGCCGGTTTGGTCGGATCTCGGAGGTTGCCACCCGCATTGCCGGCCAACTTTCGGGGGAAGGCAATTCCGCGGCATTCCGGGAATTCGCCTGGCGTTTCGTCAACATCATCGCGCGCGCCCTCGTGGCACTGGGACGTCGGCCGGACTATGAACAGATCCTCAAGCATGTGACAAACATTGACGCGCTGTTTATTGAGTATGCGCAGAAGCACTTTGCTGAAAATGATCCCAAAGCCTGGCAAACCATCGTTGAGCTGGAAGGAAAGATCGATCGTAAGAACCTCAGTTTCGCCATGAAGGATCGACCGCTACGCGTGGTGGCCCTGGACATGTACCTCACTCAGCAACGCATCTCCGACCCAGTGATGGAGGGTCTGCGATCAGCCGTACGCTATGACAAAACCTATTTCGACAAGATCGTGGCCAGCCTTCTGCCATTGCTGGAAAAACTGACCACAGGCCGGATTGCAGAGCTGCTATCTCCCGACTACATGGATCTTGAGGACCCACGACCAATCTTTGACTGGATGCAGATCATCCGCAAACGGGCAGTGGTCTATGTCGGCCTGGACGCTTTATCTGATACAGAGGTAGCTGCAGCGGTGGGCAACTCGATGTTCAGCGACCTGGTGTCAGTTGCGGGTCACATCTATAAGTTTGGCATCGATGATGGCTTGCCCGGGGCCACCGGCGGCAAGGTAGCAATTAACGTACATGCGGACGAATTCAACGAACTGATGGGCGATGAATTCATACCGATGATCAACAAAGGCGGTGGTGCCGGCATGCAGGTCACGGCCTATACCCAAACCATGAGCGATATTGAGGCAAAAATCGGTAACCGGGCTAAAGCTGGCCAAGTCATCGGTAACTTCAACAACCTGTTCATGTTACGTGTACGTGAGACTGCAACCGCCGAGCTGCTGACCAACCAGTTGCCAAAGGTCCAGGTGTTTACCAGTACACCAGCAAGCAGTGCAAACGACGCTATTAACGGCAACACCGCTTTCACCTCTAACACTCACGATCAGATCCAAAGTGTCAGCGTACCGATGATCGAACCGGCGCATGTGGTTGCCCTACCCAAGGGGCAATGCTTTGCCCTGATAGAGGGCGGGAATTTGTGGAAGATTCGTATGCCGTTGCCGGCAAGCGATCCCGATGAAGTGATGCCCAAGGATCTTCAGGCCTTGGTTGAGGGCATGCGTAAAGGATCCGGAACCAGCAGCGACTGGTGGCAAGCACCGGGATATGACGCACTAAGTGAGTCGCTTCCTGATGACTTGGTAGACGACTTCCGCCAGATGGCCAATAACGGAAAAGCCGCATAG
- the tnpA gene encoding IS66-like element accessory protein TnpA: MQPTRRSYSKSFKAQIIQECAQPGASIASVALGHSLNANLVHKWIRLQTQKIPAHPPAFIPLAMPLAGANSHPASSNICVEIQHPRAIIKVDWPTESAAACATFLRDILR; the protein is encoded by the coding sequence ATGCAGCCAACACGCCGTTCCTATTCCAAATCCTTCAAAGCCCAGATCATTCAAGAGTGCGCCCAACCAGGCGCTTCGATTGCCAGCGTCGCGCTCGGCCATAGCCTCAACGCAAACCTCGTCCACAAATGGATTCGGCTGCAAACGCAGAAAATTCCGGCACACCCACCTGCATTTATTCCGTTAGCCATGCCGCTGGCGGGGGCGAACTCCCATCCAGCATCATCGAATATCTGCGTTGAAATACAGCACCCGCGCGCCATCATCAAAGTGGACTGGCCCACTGAAAGTGCTGCCGCCTGCGCGACTTTTCTTCGAGATATTCTGCGATGA
- a CDS encoding TIGR03747 family integrating conjugative element membrane protein: MADIAEKAQQQQEGQKNFLGMLFSTPFHFLGVMFGSLLGAIVVEWLCMYTFWPDAGWKHAQQMFQHELGWLSQDLLHSVVIKEPGRTATWLAQTVYDWLMVKTGMQDNINALTQYARSTSPQQTGTLNLRYELGRAMIKFQDYGLAALYTVLTFCVRMVILTLTIPLFALAAFTGLVDGLVRRDLRKFGSGRESSYLYHKARGTIIPLTIVPWTVYLAIPISISPLLILLPCAVLLGVSVYITVSSFKKYL, encoded by the coding sequence ATGGCCGATATCGCGGAAAAAGCCCAGCAACAGCAGGAAGGTCAAAAAAACTTCCTGGGCATGCTGTTCTCTACCCCTTTTCATTTCTTGGGGGTGATGTTCGGCTCCTTGCTCGGCGCCATCGTCGTTGAATGGCTTTGCATGTACACGTTCTGGCCGGATGCCGGCTGGAAACATGCTCAGCAGATGTTCCAACATGAACTGGGCTGGCTGTCCCAGGATCTGCTGCACAGCGTTGTCATCAAAGAACCGGGGCGTACGGCAACCTGGCTGGCACAAACGGTCTATGACTGGCTGATGGTGAAAACCGGCATGCAGGACAATATAAATGCACTGACACAGTACGCTCGCTCAACATCACCACAACAAACGGGAACCTTGAACCTTCGCTACGAACTCGGTCGGGCGATGATCAAATTCCAGGACTATGGCTTAGCCGCGTTATACACAGTCCTGACCTTCTGTGTGCGAATGGTCATTCTGACGTTGACGATTCCGCTGTTCGCACTGGCGGCGTTCACTGGCTTGGTCGATGGCCTGGTGCGGCGTGATCTACGAAAATTCGGCTCCGGCCGCGAGTCAAGTTACCTGTATCACAAAGCCCGGGGGACGATCATTCCGCTGACCATCGTGCCCTGGACGGTCTACCTGGCCATCCCCATCAGCATCAGCCCCCTTTTGATTCTGTTGCCCTGCGCCGTGCTGTTGGGTGTGTCCGTTTACATCACCGTTTCAAGCTTCAAAAAATACCTTTAG